GGCGCGACGCTTGCTTAATTCGCTCATCGGCACGTTCGCAAACTCAGCTGCAGCATTGGTCGGGTCGACCAATGCACGATCGAGTGCGGCGCATTGGGCCGCCAATCTCGCGCTTGCGGCTTCGGCCTCCGCGGCGGCCCTCTTGAGAGCACGTGCATCTTCGCGCGCTTTGGCCGCAGCCTTGCGATCATGGCGTTGCTGCTTCGGCTTCTCGGCCGGAAGAGTTCCGCGCCCGAGAATGAAGTCAATGTAATCGTGTACACTGCCGGCGTATTCCGTCGCTCCGCCATTCTCGACCAGCACCAAGCGGTCAGCAGTTAGCTCGATCATATGTCGGTCGTGGCTTACGATGATCACGGCGCCCTCATAGCCATTCAGCGCCTGTACCAGCGCCTCGCGAGAATCCACGTCGAGGTGGTTAGTCGGCTCGTCCAGAATGAGCAGGTGCGGGGCGTCTCGCGTGATCAAAGCCAGTGCCAGCCGGGCCCGCTCCCCACCGGACAGTTTGCCTACAAGCGTCGTCGCCTTGTCGCCTGAGAAGCCGAATCGGCCGAGCTGGGCGCGGACGGCACCTGGAGTGTTATCGCTCATGGCACGCGTCATGTGCTGCAGCGGCGTATCGTCGCCATGCAGTTCCTCGACCTGATACTGGGTGAAATAGCCGACGCGCATCTTCCCCGACTTCGTGATTCCGCCGTCCATCGGCAGGAGCTGCGCTGCGAGAAGACGTGCCAGGGTGGTCTTGCCGTTTCCGTTTCGACCGAGAAGAGCGATGCGGTCATCAGGATCGACCCGCAGGTTTAAACGACGCAGGACGGGTGTCTCGTCGTAGCCAACGCTCGCCATGTCGAGCGTGATTAGCGGAGGCCTGAGTTTCGACGGGCTCGGGAAGTCGAAGCTGAGACTGGGATCGTCCGCCAAAGCTGCGATCGGCT
This portion of the Sphingomonas limnosediminicola genome encodes:
- a CDS encoding ABC-F family ATP-binding cassette domain-containing protein, which encodes MLKINGLTVRLGGRTILDRASAAIPPGTHVGLIGRNGAGKSTLMKAIIGLIDPDEGSIEMPRRTRLGYIAQEAPAGVATPFETVLAADSERACLMAEAESCSDPHRLGDIHDRLLAIDAYTAPARAARILLGLGFDEEMQGRPLDSYSGGWRMRVALAALLFSKPDLLLLDEPSNHLDLEATLWLENFLKSYAGTLVVISHERDLLNNVVDTILHLERGKITLYSGGYDSFERQRAERAAQIAAAQATQDAQRARLQDYIARNSARASTAKQAQSRAKMLAKMQPIAALADDPSLSFDFPSPSKLRPPLITLDMASVGYDETPVLRRLNLRVDPDDRIALLGRNGNGKTTLARLLAAQLLPMDGGITKSGKMRVGYFTQYQVEELHGDDTPLQHMTRAMSDNTPGAVRAQLGRFGFSGDKATTLVGKLSGGERARLALALITRDAPHLLILDEPTNHLDVDSREALVQALNGYEGAVIIVSHDRHMIELTADRLVLVENGGATEYAGSVHDYIDFILGRGTLPAEKPKQQRHDRKAAAKAREDARALKRAAAEAEAASARLAAQCAALDRALVDPTNAAAEFANVPMSELSKRRAQAASELQAAEARWLEVNEQLDRLAA